The proteins below come from a single Triticum aestivum cultivar Chinese Spring chromosome 5D, IWGSC CS RefSeq v2.1, whole genome shotgun sequence genomic window:
- the LOC123123599 gene encoding uncharacterized protein isoform X2 translates to MAGSSGAAAASSRSQLKGDRFYYPPHRRQSQQHQQQGLQSRRPPTSPSLSPSPSPRRKTAAAAAVASLDADGRADSDSSSSTSSKPSLASTAAEVNVVSSAPAAEEEEEAGNLDRFLASTTPSVPVRNMPETSLRMRRSGDAMDSSPYFCLDDLWESFREWSAYGAGVPLVLNGGDSVIQYYVPYLSAIQLYADPSRPVASTSSESSSETDAAQNGVLQSEDGDAFVSASFPIFEHLERDPPYGREPLTDKVSVLADRFPALKTFRSCDLLPSSWMSVAWYPIYRIPTGPTLKDLDACFLTFHCLATPSKDSHPTTPACPGFEGTGHCATATGRLSLPAFGLASYKLRSSLWASNGAPEQESVTSLMQEADNWLRCVQVDHPDFRFFVSHFGATWR, encoded by the exons ATGGCAGgctcctccggcgccgccgccgcctcctcccgcagcCAGCTCAAAGGCGACCGCTTTTACTACCCGCCCCACCGCCGCCAGAGCCagcagcaccagcagcagggcctgcagagccgccgccccccgacctccccctccctctccccgtCCCCCTCCCCCAGgcggaagacggcggcggcggcggcggtcgcgtcCCTCGACGCCGACGGCCGGGCGGATtccgactcctcctcctccacctcctccaagCCCTCGCTCGCGTCCACGGCGGCCGAGGTGAATGTCGTGTCCTCCGCGcccgccgcggaggaggaggaggaggccgggaatCTGGACAGGTTCCTCGCCTCCACCACGCCCTCCGTGCCCGTCCGGAACATGCCCGAG ACAAGCTTGAGGATGCGGAGGAGTGGAGATGCCATGGATTCATCTCCTTACTTTTGCCTTGATGATCTCTGGGAGTCTTTCAGGGAGTGGAGTGCTTATGGGGCTGGTGTTCCCCTGGTGTTAAATGGCGGTGACTCTGTGATACAATATTATGTGCCATATCTCTCTGCTATCCAGCTGTATGCTGATCCATCTAGACCTGTTGCAAGTACCAG CAGTGAGAGTAGCAGTGAAACTGATGCTGCTCAAAATGGTGTCTTACAAAGTGAGGACGGCGATGCTTTTGTATCTGCAAGTTTTCCTATATTTGAGCATCTGGAGCGGGATCCTCCGTATGGCAGAGAGCCTTTAACAGACAAG GTATCAGTTCTTGCGGATAGATTTCCGGCTCTAAAGACATTCAGAAGCTGTGATTTGCTGCCATCCAGTTGGATGTCTGTTGCATG GTACCCCATATATAGAATCCCGACAGGACCGACGCTGAAGGACCTGGACGCTTGCTTCTTGACATTCCATTGCCTGGCAACACCTTCCAAGG ATAGCCATCCCACGACACCAGCATGCCCCGGCTTCGAGGGAACCGGCCACTGCGCCACCGCAACGGGCAGGCTTTCCCTGCCCGCCTTCGGGCTGGCGTCCTACAAGCTCCGCAGCTCCCTGTGGGCGTCCAACGGCGCCCCGGAGCAGGAGAGCGTCACGTCGCTGATGCAGGAGGCGGACAACTGGCTCCGCTGCGTACAGGTGGACCACCCGGACTTCCGGTTCTTCGTCTCCCACTTCGGCGCGACGTGGAGATGA
- the LOC123123599 gene encoding uncharacterized protein isoform X1: protein MAGSSGAAAASSRSQLKGDRFYYPPHRRQSQQHQQQGLQSRRPPTSPSLSPSPSPRRKTAAAAAVASLDADGRADSDSSSSTSSKPSLASTAAEVNVVSSAPAAEEEEEAGNLDRFLASTTPSVPVRNMPETSLRMRRSGDAMDSSPYFCLDDLWESFREWSAYGAGVPLVLNGGDSVIQYYVPYLSAIQLYADPSRPVASTRHPLDESDGESTDFSSESSSETDAAQNGVLQSEDGDAFVSASFPIFEHLERDPPYGREPLTDKVSVLADRFPALKTFRSCDLLPSSWMSVAWYPIYRIPTGPTLKDLDACFLTFHCLATPSKDSHPTTPACPGFEGTGHCATATGRLSLPAFGLASYKLRSSLWASNGAPEQESVTSLMQEADNWLRCVQVDHPDFRFFVSHFGATWR from the exons ATGGCAGgctcctccggcgccgccgccgcctcctcccgcagcCAGCTCAAAGGCGACCGCTTTTACTACCCGCCCCACCGCCGCCAGAGCCagcagcaccagcagcagggcctgcagagccgccgccccccgacctccccctccctctccccgtCCCCCTCCCCCAGgcggaagacggcggcggcggcggcggtcgcgtcCCTCGACGCCGACGGCCGGGCGGATtccgactcctcctcctccacctcctccaagCCCTCGCTCGCGTCCACGGCGGCCGAGGTGAATGTCGTGTCCTCCGCGcccgccgcggaggaggaggaggaggccgggaatCTGGACAGGTTCCTCGCCTCCACCACGCCCTCCGTGCCCGTCCGGAACATGCCCGAG ACAAGCTTGAGGATGCGGAGGAGTGGAGATGCCATGGATTCATCTCCTTACTTTTGCCTTGATGATCTCTGGGAGTCTTTCAGGGAGTGGAGTGCTTATGGGGCTGGTGTTCCCCTGGTGTTAAATGGCGGTGACTCTGTGATACAATATTATGTGCCATATCTCTCTGCTATCCAGCTGTATGCTGATCCATCTAGACCTGTTGCAAGTACCAG GCATCCTCTGGATGAAAGTGACGGGGAATCTACGGATTTTAGCAGTGAGAGTAGCAGTGAAACTGATGCTGCTCAAAATGGTGTCTTACAAAGTGAGGACGGCGATGCTTTTGTATCTGCAAGTTTTCCTATATTTGAGCATCTGGAGCGGGATCCTCCGTATGGCAGAGAGCCTTTAACAGACAAG GTATCAGTTCTTGCGGATAGATTTCCGGCTCTAAAGACATTCAGAAGCTGTGATTTGCTGCCATCCAGTTGGATGTCTGTTGCATG GTACCCCATATATAGAATCCCGACAGGACCGACGCTGAAGGACCTGGACGCTTGCTTCTTGACATTCCATTGCCTGGCAACACCTTCCAAGG ATAGCCATCCCACGACACCAGCATGCCCCGGCTTCGAGGGAACCGGCCACTGCGCCACCGCAACGGGCAGGCTTTCCCTGCCCGCCTTCGGGCTGGCGTCCTACAAGCTCCGCAGCTCCCTGTGGGCGTCCAACGGCGCCCCGGAGCAGGAGAGCGTCACGTCGCTGATGCAGGAGGCGGACAACTGGCTCCGCTGCGTACAGGTGGACCACCCGGACTTCCGGTTCTTCGTCTCCCACTTCGGCGCGACGTGGAGATGA
- the LOC123123601 gene encoding uncharacterized protein, which produces MRDLEEFRGSSAGPPRNNGGGGSGGSSAVTTPSWWAGDPEAKRRRRVAAYKAYAVEARVKASLRRGLRWIKDRRTGIVHHRR; this is translated from the coding sequence ATGAGGGATCTGGAGGAGTTCCGGGGCTCGTCGGCGGGGCCGCCGCGGAacaatggcggcggcggcagcggggggtcgtcggcggtgacCACGCCGTCGTGGTGGGCGGGCGACCCGGAGGCCAAGAGGCGGAGGAGGGTGGCCGCCTACAAGGCCTACGCCGTGGAGGCCAGGGTCAAGGCGTCGCTCCGCCGCGGCCTCCGCTGGATCAAGGACCGCCGCACCGGCATCGTCCACCACCGCCGGTGA
- the LOC123123600 gene encoding phosphoribosylformylglycinamidine cyclo-ligase, chloroplastic/mitochondrial isoform X1 produces the protein MGAGRLLHLVRAPAAAPAGPLRGHPQPHSRVRLPATPAAGMRRVAVSCSGSGSGSGPADEEGMTYKGAGVDIDAGTELVRRIRKLAPGIGGFGGLYPHGDEYLVAGTDGVGTKLKLAFETGIHDTIGIDLVAMSVNDIVTSGAKPLFFLDYYATSKLDVDLAEKVIKGIVDGCQQSNCILLGGETAEMPDFYKEGEYDLSGFAVGAVKKDKVIDGKSIVEGDVLIGLPSSGVHSNGFSLARRVLDKSGLSLTDPLPRNDGVTTTVGEALMAPTVIYVKQVLDIISKGGVKGLAHITGGGFTDNIPRVFPKGLGAKIVTGSWQVLPVFEWLQQVGKIEDAEMLRTFNMGVGMVLVVSKDAADRILEESSPAYRIGEVIQGEGVQYI, from the exons ATGggcgccggccgcctcctccacctcgtCCGCGCGCCGGCGGCCGCCCCCGCGGGTCCCCTCCGCGGCCACCCCCAGCCCCACAGCCGGGTCCGCCTCCCCGCGACGCCCGCCGCCGGGATGCGCCGCGTTGCCGTCTCCTGCTCCGGCTCGGGCTCCGGCTCCGGCCCCGCCGACGAGGAAGGCATGACCTACAAGGGCGCCGGCGTGGACATCGACGCCGGCACCGAGCTCGTCCGCCGCATCCGCAAGCTGGCCCCCGGGATTGGCGGCTTCGGCGGCCTCTACCCCCACG GGGATGAGTACCTTGTGGCTGGTACTGATGGAGTTGGGACGAAGCTGAAGCTCGCGTTTGAGACCGGTATTCATGATACCATCGGGATTGACCTG GTTGCTATGAGTGTCAATGACATTGTAACTTCGGGTGCGAAGCCATTGTTCTTCCTAGATTACTATGCTACGAGCAAGCTCGATGTGGACCTTGCAGAGAAG GTTATCAAGGGAATTGTGGATGGATGCCAGCAATCAAATTGTATTCTCCTAGGAGGAGAG ACCGCAGAGATGCCTGATTTCTACAAGGAAGGTGAATATGATCTGAGTGGTTTTGCTGTGGGTGCCGTAAAGAAGGATAAGGTCATTGACGGTAAAAGCATTGTGGAGGGGGATGTCCTGATTGGCCTTCCTTCCAGTGGGGTTCATTCGAACGGGTTCTCTCTCGCTAGGAG AGTACTGGACAAAAGTGGACTCTCCTTGACTGATCCTCTCCCAAGAAATGATGGTGTAACAACTACTGTTGGTGAAGCTCTCATGGCACCAACTGTCATCTATGTCAAGCAG GTACTTGACATTATCAGCAAGGGTGGTGTAAAAGGGCTAGCCCATATTACTGGTGGTGGCTTTACTGATAATATCCCAAGAGTATTTCCTAAAGGACTTGGGGCGAAAATTGTCACCGGGTCATGGCAAGTGCTGCCTGTGTTCGAGTGGCTTCAACAG GTCGGCAAAATTGAAGACGCAGAGATGCTGCGAACGTTCAACATGGGCGTCGGGATGGTCCTTGTAGTAAGCAAAGACGCGGCGGACAGAATCCTCGAAGAGTCGAGCCCTGCTTACCGCATCGGAGAGGTGATCCAGGGCGAGGGGGTTCAGTAC ATCTGA
- the LOC123123600 gene encoding phosphoribosylformylglycinamidine cyclo-ligase, chloroplastic/mitochondrial isoform X2 produces the protein MGAGRLLHLVRAPAAAPAGPLRGHPQPHSRVRLPATPAAGMRRVAVSCSGSGSGSGPADEEGMTYKGAGVDIDAGTELVRRIRKLAPGIGGFGGLYPHGDEYLVAGTDGVGTKLKLAFETGIHDTIGIDLVAMSVNDIVTSGAKPLFFLDYYATSKLDVDLAEKVIKGIVDGCQQSNCILLGGETAEMPDFYKEGEYDLSGFAVGAVKKDKVIDGKSIVEGDVLIGLPSSGVHSNGFSLARRVLDKSGLSLTDPLPRNDGVTTTVGEALMAPTVIYVKQVLDIISKGGVKGLAHITGGGFTDNIPRVFPKGLGAKIVTGSWQVLPVFEWLQQVGKIEDAEMLRTFNMGVGMVLVVSKDAADRILEESSPAYRIGEVIQGEGVQYI, from the exons ATGggcgccggccgcctcctccacctcgtCCGCGCGCCGGCGGCCGCCCCCGCGGGTCCCCTCCGCGGCCACCCCCAGCCCCACAGCCGGGTCCGCCTCCCCGCGACGCCCGCCGCCGGGATGCGCCGCGTTGCCGTCTCCTGCTCCGGCTCGGGCTCCGGCTCCGGCCCCGCCGACGAGGAAGGCATGACCTACAAGGGCGCCGGCGTGGACATCGACGCCGGCACCGAGCTCGTCCGCCGCATCCGCAAGCTGGCCCCCGGGATTGGCGGCTTCGGCGGCCTCTACCCCCACG GGGATGAGTACCTTGTGGCTGGTACTGATGGAGTTGGGACGAAGCTGAAGCTCGCGTTTGAGACCGGTATTCATGATACCATCGGGATTGACCTG GTTGCTATGAGTGTCAATGACATTGTAACTTCGGGTGCGAAGCCATTGTTCTTCCTAGATTACTATGCTACGAGCAAGCTCGATGTGGACCTTGCAGAGAAG GTTATCAAGGGAATTGTGGATGGATGCCAGCAATCAAATTGTATTCTCCTAGGAGGAGAG ACCGCAGAGATGCCTGATTTCTACAAGGAAGGTGAATATGATCTGAGTGGTTTTGCTGTGGGTGCCGTAAAGAAGGATAAGGTCATTGACGGTAAAAGCATTGTGGAGGGGGATGTCCTGATTGGCCTTCCTTCCAGTGGGGTTCATTCGAACGGGTTCTCTCTCGCTAGGAG AGTACTGGACAAAAGTGGACTCTCCTTGACTGATCCTCTCCCAAGAAATGATGGTGTAACAACTACTGTTGGTGAAGCTCTCATGGCACCAACTGTCATCTATGTCAAGCAG GTACTTGACATTATCAGCAAGGGTGGTGTAAAAGGGCTAGCCCATATTACTGGTGGTGGCTTTACTGATAATATCCCAAGAGTATTTCCTAAAGGACTTGGGGCGAAAATTGTCACCGGGTCATGGCAAGTGCTGCCTGTGTTCGAGTGGCTTCAACAG GTCGGCAAAATTGAAGACGCAGAGATGCTGCGAACGTTCAACATGGGCGTCGGGATGGTCCTTGTAGTAAGCAAAGACGCGGCGGACAGAATCCTCGAAGAGTCGAGCCCTGCTTACCGCATCGGAGAGGTGATCCAGGGCGAGGGGGTTCAGTACATCTGA